In the Malaya genurostris strain Urasoe2022 chromosome 1, Malgen_1.1, whole genome shotgun sequence genome, one interval contains:
- the LOC131426007 gene encoding probable Dol-P-Man:Man(7)GlcNAc(2)-PP-Dol alpha-1,6-mannosyltransferase isoform X2, which yields MFYMSRPLPNIMALPLVLLAVSYWADRRTKSFITCAGAAIIIFRAELAMLLGLYLLYDMYYDRVKPRSMIYKLVIIVGILLLLATVAVDSFFWRRPLWPEAEVFWFNTVLNKSSEWGTSPFLWYIYSALPRAMGFSILFVPFGLIMEPRIRGLVIPAFVFVLLFSMLPHKELRFIIYVFPLLNVAAACACSKAWSLRWKRSKLTTVVAYASLAHLLGNALLTMFLLLVAGTNYPGGVAISRFHRLAAGESNVTVHIDNLAAQSGVSRFSQINSDWIYSKEERLIPGDLRLHRFDYLLTEARDKYSDEMRLLSQTHEILEFVECFDSIGLQYRSVLPVKIKTKPCIFIMHRRREIDVNRIQLSFDDVLEPDSVGGSGTLSDPEFPPIEIVGNDEEDEEEEKEENCEKDDEEEEEDDEPEQEEDEEEDIEPEEDDSGENFRIEVDPEEPEPKEKKLPKLRKIQNKDYTTRRSSHPLPRLSKGKLRIREILEENAHLLKEDEAAETKEEKRSKVASYLKHASLASSKLKAATQRVLKEEKLKQLTSELAQLDFSELCNLDRMSSRECLRKIIDEQYAAEEQVNDEL from the exons ATGTTCTACATGAGCCGCCCGTTGCCAAACATCATGGCTCTTCCGTTGGTCCTGTTGGCCGTGTCATACTGGGCAGATCGTCGCACGAAATCGTTTATCACCTGTGCCGGAGCGGCCATTATAATTTTCCGTGCGGAACTGGCCATGCTGTTGGGGCTGTATCTTCTCTACGATATGTACTACGACCGTGTGAAGCCGCGGAGCATGATTTATAAACTGGTCATCATTGTCGGAATTCTGCTACTACTCGCAACGGTCGCCGTCGATAGCTTCTTCTGGCGTCGGCCACTGTGGCCTGAAGCGGAAGTTTTCTGGTTCAATACAGTGCTGAACAAAAGTTCCGAATGGGGAACTTCGCCCTTTCTGTGGTACATCTATTCGGCCCTTCCGCGAGCGATGGGCTTTTCGATTCTGTTCGTCCCCTTCGGACTGATAATGGAACCACGGATTAGAGGATTGGTGATTCCGGCGTTTGTGTTCGTGCTGCTTTTTTCGATGCTACCACACAAGGAACTTCGGTTTATTATCTACGTGTTTCCTCTGTTGAATGTGGCAGCTGCTTGTGCCTGTAGTAAAGC TTGGAGTTTACGCTGGAAACGGTCCAAACTTACCACAGTCGTAGCGTACGCAAGTCTCGCTCATCTGTTAGGGAATGCACTTCTCACAATGTTTTTGCTGCTGGTGGCAGGAACCAACTATCCCGGTGGAGTCGCAATATCGAG GTTCCATCGACTCGCGGCGGGTGAATCGAACGTGACCGTTCACATAGACAACCTGGCCGCGCAGAGCGGTGTCTCTCGGTTTTCACAAATCAATTCCGACTGGAT TTACAGCAAAGAGGAACGGCTCATTCCAGGCGATCTACGATTGCACCGGTTCGACTATCTGCTTACGGAAGCCCGGGACAAGTATTCGGACGAGATGCGGTTACTTAGCCAGACGCACGAAATTCTGGAATTTGTGGAATGCTTTGACAGTATCGGATTGCAGTACCGGTCGGTGCTGCCGGTTAAAATCAAAACGAAGCCGTGCATTTTTATCATGCACCGTCGACGCGAAATCGATGTTAACCGGATCCAGTTGAGCTTCGATGATGTCCTGGAACCCGATTCGGTTGGTGGCAGTGGAACGCTAAGCGATCCGGAGTTTCCGCCGATCGAAATTGTAGGCAACGACGAGGAAGACGAAGAGGAGGAGAAGGaggaaaattgtgaaaaagatGACGAAGAAGAAGAGGAAGATGATGAACCGGAGCAAGAAGAAGACGAAGAGGAAGATATTGAACCCGAAGAAGACGATTCTGGAGAGAACTTTCGGATTGAAGTCGACCCTGAAGAACCAGAGCCAAAAGAGAAAAAACTTCCAAAATtgagaaaaattcaaaacaagGATTACACAACTCGACGATCATCGCACCCGTTACCGAGGCTGTCCAAAGGGAAACTAAGGATTCGGGAAATTCTGGAAGAAAATGCCCATCTGTTGAAGGAAGACGAAGCAGCGGAAACAAAGGAGGAAAAGCGGTCCAAAGTGGCTTCGTATCTGAAGCACGCATCGTTGGCATCTTCAAAACTGAAAGCTGCCACTCAAAGAGTTCTCAAGGAGGAAAAGCTAAAACAACTGACCAGTGAGCTTGCCCAGCTGGACTTTAGTGAACTGTGCAATCTGGATAGAATGTCGTCACGGGAGTGTTTGAGGAAAATCATCGACGAACAGTACGCCGCGGAAGAGCAGGTGAATGACGAATTATGA
- the LOC131426007 gene encoding probable Dol-P-Man:Man(7)GlcNAc(2)-PP-Dol alpha-1,6-mannosyltransferase isoform X1 produces the protein MTLLVFLIAVAHCVYTPFTKVEESFNLQAIHDLLYHRLNISQYDHLEFPGVVPRSFLGPLFITFLVTPVASVLDFFEVNKFWMQYVVRLALAATVVFAWSQLRAVVRSISFGASLWYILITITQFHFMFYMSRPLPNIMALPLVLLAVSYWADRRTKSFITCAGAAIIIFRAELAMLLGLYLLYDMYYDRVKPRSMIYKLVIIVGILLLLATVAVDSFFWRRPLWPEAEVFWFNTVLNKSSEWGTSPFLWYIYSALPRAMGFSILFVPFGLIMEPRIRGLVIPAFVFVLLFSMLPHKELRFIIYVFPLLNVAAACACSKAWSLRWKRSKLTTVVAYASLAHLLGNALLTMFLLLVAGTNYPGGVAISRFHRLAAGESNVTVHIDNLAAQSGVSRFSQINSDWIYSKEERLIPGDLRLHRFDYLLTEARDKYSDEMRLLSQTHEILEFVECFDSIGLQYRSVLPVKIKTKPCIFIMHRRREIDVNRIQLSFDDVLEPDSVGGSGTLSDPEFPPIEIVGNDEEDEEEEKEENCEKDDEEEEEDDEPEQEEDEEEDIEPEEDDSGENFRIEVDPEEPEPKEKKLPKLRKIQNKDYTTRRSSHPLPRLSKGKLRIREILEENAHLLKEDEAAETKEEKRSKVASYLKHASLASSKLKAATQRVLKEEKLKQLTSELAQLDFSELCNLDRMSSRECLRKIIDEQYAAEEQVNDEL, from the exons ATGACATTGCTGGTATTCTTGATTGCGGTTGCCCACTGCGTCTATACACCGTTCACGAAAGTGGAGGAAAGCTTCAATCTGCAGGCGATTCACGATTTGCTGTACCACAGATTGAACATTAGTCAG TATGATCACCTGGAATTTCCCGGTGTCGTTCCACGTAGTTTCCTCGGGCCACTATTCATCACGTTTCTGGTGACGCCTGTGGCATCGGTGCTTGACTTTTTCGAGGTGAACAAGTTTTGGATGCAGTATGTCG TTCGTCTCGCCTTGGCGGCCACTGTAGTATTCGCATGGAGCCAACTTCGTGCGGTAGTCCGCAGTATCAGTTTCGGGGCTTCACTGTGGTACATTCTGATCACCATCACCCAGTTTCACTTTATGTTCTACATGAGCCGCCCGTTGCCAAACATCATGGCTCTTCCGTTGGTCCTGTTGGCCGTGTCATACTGGGCAGATCGTCGCACGAAATCGTTTATCACCTGTGCCGGAGCGGCCATTATAATTTTCCGTGCGGAACTGGCCATGCTGTTGGGGCTGTATCTTCTCTACGATATGTACTACGACCGTGTGAAGCCGCGGAGCATGATTTATAAACTGGTCATCATTGTCGGAATTCTGCTACTACTCGCAACGGTCGCCGTCGATAGCTTCTTCTGGCGTCGGCCACTGTGGCCTGAAGCGGAAGTTTTCTGGTTCAATACAGTGCTGAACAAAAGTTCCGAATGGGGAACTTCGCCCTTTCTGTGGTACATCTATTCGGCCCTTCCGCGAGCGATGGGCTTTTCGATTCTGTTCGTCCCCTTCGGACTGATAATGGAACCACGGATTAGAGGATTGGTGATTCCGGCGTTTGTGTTCGTGCTGCTTTTTTCGATGCTACCACACAAGGAACTTCGGTTTATTATCTACGTGTTTCCTCTGTTGAATGTGGCAGCTGCTTGTGCCTGTAGTAAAGC TTGGAGTTTACGCTGGAAACGGTCCAAACTTACCACAGTCGTAGCGTACGCAAGTCTCGCTCATCTGTTAGGGAATGCACTTCTCACAATGTTTTTGCTGCTGGTGGCAGGAACCAACTATCCCGGTGGAGTCGCAATATCGAG GTTCCATCGACTCGCGGCGGGTGAATCGAACGTGACCGTTCACATAGACAACCTGGCCGCGCAGAGCGGTGTCTCTCGGTTTTCACAAATCAATTCCGACTGGAT TTACAGCAAAGAGGAACGGCTCATTCCAGGCGATCTACGATTGCACCGGTTCGACTATCTGCTTACGGAAGCCCGGGACAAGTATTCGGACGAGATGCGGTTACTTAGCCAGACGCACGAAATTCTGGAATTTGTGGAATGCTTTGACAGTATCGGATTGCAGTACCGGTCGGTGCTGCCGGTTAAAATCAAAACGAAGCCGTGCATTTTTATCATGCACCGTCGACGCGAAATCGATGTTAACCGGATCCAGTTGAGCTTCGATGATGTCCTGGAACCCGATTCGGTTGGTGGCAGTGGAACGCTAAGCGATCCGGAGTTTCCGCCGATCGAAATTGTAGGCAACGACGAGGAAGACGAAGAGGAGGAGAAGGaggaaaattgtgaaaaagatGACGAAGAAGAAGAGGAAGATGATGAACCGGAGCAAGAAGAAGACGAAGAGGAAGATATTGAACCCGAAGAAGACGATTCTGGAGAGAACTTTCGGATTGAAGTCGACCCTGAAGAACCAGAGCCAAAAGAGAAAAAACTTCCAAAATtgagaaaaattcaaaacaagGATTACACAACTCGACGATCATCGCACCCGTTACCGAGGCTGTCCAAAGGGAAACTAAGGATTCGGGAAATTCTGGAAGAAAATGCCCATCTGTTGAAGGAAGACGAAGCAGCGGAAACAAAGGAGGAAAAGCGGTCCAAAGTGGCTTCGTATCTGAAGCACGCATCGTTGGCATCTTCAAAACTGAAAGCTGCCACTCAAAGAGTTCTCAAGGAGGAAAAGCTAAAACAACTGACCAGTGAGCTTGCCCAGCTGGACTTTAGTGAACTGTGCAATCTGGATAGAATGTCGTCACGGGAGTGTTTGAGGAAAATCATCGACGAACAGTACGCCGCGGAAGAGCAGGTGAATGACGAATTATGA